One Pseudomonas fluorescens genomic region harbors:
- a CDS encoding glycosyltransferase family 4 protein, with protein MRVLHFFKTYLPDSVGGIEQVIFQLCESGAKHGIDGQVLTLSTDPTPAVLKVGHHEVHRAKLDIQFASTGFSWSVFKQFREMAAEADVVNYHFPWPFMDLVHFASAVNKPSVVTYHSDIIRQKHLLKLYRPLMNRFLASADRIVAASPNYLHTSDVLQQFQDKTRVIPYGLNKAGYPQADTERMNHWRQQLGDKFFLFVGVMRYYKGLHILLDALKDVDYPVVIVGAGPLEQQLHAQAAALGLRNIHFLGRLGDEDKVALLQLSYAIVFPSHLRSEAFGISLLEGAMYGKPMISSEIGTGTSYINIHNETGLVVPPSNPQAFREAMRTLWDDPARAAAMGVKAEARYRQLFTADEMGRKWTELYQELLEEKSLSYA; from the coding sequence ATGCGCGTACTTCATTTTTTCAAAACCTACTTGCCTGACTCGGTCGGCGGCATCGAGCAAGTGATCTTCCAGCTTTGCGAAAGCGGCGCTAAACACGGCATCGACGGCCAGGTGCTGACGTTGAGCACCGATCCGACGCCAGCCGTGCTGAAAGTCGGTCACCACGAAGTGCATCGCGCCAAACTCGACATTCAGTTTGCCTCCACCGGATTTTCCTGGAGTGTGTTCAAGCAATTCCGCGAAATGGCCGCCGAAGCCGATGTGGTCAATTACCACTTCCCGTGGCCGTTCATGGATCTGGTGCATTTCGCCAGCGCCGTGAATAAACCCAGCGTGGTCACGTACCACTCGGACATCATCCGTCAGAAGCACCTGCTCAAACTTTATCGGCCCCTGATGAACCGCTTCCTTGCCAGTGCCGATCGCATCGTCGCGGCTTCGCCGAACTACTTGCATACCAGCGACGTGCTGCAACAGTTTCAAGACAAGACGCGAGTCATCCCTTACGGTTTGAACAAGGCAGGTTATCCACAGGCCGATACGGAACGCATGAACCATTGGCGCCAGCAGCTTGGGGATAAGTTTTTCCTGTTTGTCGGCGTCATGCGTTATTACAAAGGTTTGCACATCCTGCTCGATGCCTTGAAGGACGTTGATTACCCGGTGGTAATCGTCGGCGCCGGCCCGCTCGAACAGCAGTTGCATGCGCAAGCGGCGGCTCTTGGACTGCGCAACATTCACTTCCTCGGGCGCCTGGGAGATGAAGACAAAGTTGCGTTGCTGCAATTGAGCTACGCAATCGTCTTCCCATCGCACCTGCGCTCGGAAGCGTTCGGTATTTCGCTGCTCGAAGGCGCGATGTATGGCAAACCGATGATTTCCAGTGAGATCGGTACCGGTACCAGTTATATCAATATCCATAACGAGACCGGTCTGGTCGTACCGCCGAGTAATCCACAGGCGTTTCGTGAAGCGATGCGTACGTTGTGGGACGATCCGGCGCGGGCCGCTGCGATGGGCGTGAAAGCGGAAGCACGTTACCGACAGTTATTCACAGCCGATGAAATGGGCCGCAAATGGACCGAGCTGTATCAGGAATTGCTCGAGGAAAAATCCCTGTCCTACGCCTGA
- a CDS encoding glycosyltransferase family 4 protein: MRIALNARILQAPRTGIGQYVAELVNALHSEPDIEVTLFHGWGWSSALPDAALPGYSRLTPLLRQIPGAYQARRWLEQKRFDQGSAQGIDLYHEPSLWPLAFDGPTVITLHDLTHLHFPDTQPAARLKEIERRLALGVEQAQLILTDSNAIAEEAQEYFGLPAERFVVAPLGVATRFHPREATVIDTVLKAHAVTAREYFLCVGTLEPRKNLTLALRAHAQLPEAVRERFPLLIVGMAGWQREQFSDELRRALAGGHVCLLGYLPDEHVAQLLAGARALVFPSLYEGFGLPVLEALASGTPVILTRASAMPEVAGAAGNYIEADDAVGLRDAMTRLIDDQAHWQACREAGLQQARLFSWQRCAQATAGAYRQAMGG, translated from the coding sequence ATGCGCATTGCCCTTAACGCCCGCATTTTGCAGGCACCGCGCACCGGCATCGGCCAATACGTTGCCGAGCTGGTCAACGCCTTGCACAGCGAACCTGACATTGAAGTAACACTGTTCCACGGCTGGGGCTGGAGCTCGGCGCTGCCGGACGCGGCCCTGCCCGGTTACTCGCGACTGACGCCACTGCTGCGGCAAATTCCCGGCGCTTATCAGGCGCGGCGCTGGCTGGAACAAAAACGTTTCGATCAAGGCAGCGCGCAAGGGATCGATCTGTATCACGAACCGAGTCTGTGGCCACTGGCGTTCGATGGCCCGACAGTCATCACCCTGCACGACCTTACGCACCTGCATTTTCCGGACACGCAGCCAGCAGCGCGCCTGAAGGAAATCGAGCGGCGCCTGGCGCTGGGTGTCGAACAGGCGCAGCTGATTCTTACCGACTCGAACGCCATCGCCGAGGAGGCACAGGAGTATTTCGGGCTGCCCGCCGAGCGTTTTGTCGTCGCACCGTTGGGCGTCGCTACACGGTTTCATCCCCGTGAGGCAACGGTAATCGACACCGTACTGAAGGCGCATGCGGTCACTGCGCGCGAGTATTTCCTGTGTGTCGGCACCTTGGAACCGCGCAAGAATCTGACGCTGGCACTGCGCGCTCATGCCCAGCTGCCGGAAGCGGTGCGCGAGCGTTTTCCGCTGCTCATCGTCGGCATGGCCGGCTGGCAGCGCGAACAATTCAGCGACGAACTGCGTCGGGCTCTGGCCGGTGGACATGTGTGTCTGCTCGGCTATTTGCCCGATGAACACGTTGCGCAACTGCTCGCCGGGGCGCGGGCGTTGGTCTTCCCGTCGTTGTACGAAGGTTTTGGCCTGCCGGTGCTGGAGGCACTGGCCAGCGGCACGCCGGTGATCCTGACCCGTGCTTCGGCGATGCCGGAGGTCGCGGGCGCGGCCGGCAACTATATTGAAGCTGACGATGCTGTCGGCTTGCGTGATGCGATGACCCGACTGATCGACGATCAAGCACATTGGCAGGCATGCCGAGAAGCCGGATTGCAGCAGGCACGGCTTTTTTCCTGGCAGCGTTGCGCACAGGCTACGGCCGGTGCCTACCGCCAGGCCATGGGAGGTTGA
- a CDS encoding glutathione S-transferase family protein, translated as MQAIKLYNFPRSGHAHRVQLMLSLLQLPTELILIDLAKGEHKQAPYLAINSFGQVPAIDDDGVVLADSNAILVYLAHKYGNGRWLPADPLGAAQVQRWLSVAAGPIAFGPATARLVTVFGAQLNAEEAIARAHNLLKVMDVELARTVYLAGAEPTIADVSAYSYIAHAPEGNVSLDDYAHVRAWLARVEALPGFVGMPRTVAGLQTTA; from the coding sequence ATGCAAGCGATCAAACTCTACAACTTCCCGCGCTCGGGCCACGCTCACCGGGTTCAGTTGATGCTGTCCTTGCTGCAACTGCCGACCGAGCTGATCCTCATCGACTTGGCTAAAGGTGAGCACAAGCAAGCGCCTTATCTGGCGATCAATAGCTTCGGTCAGGTGCCGGCGATCGATGACGACGGCGTGGTGCTGGCCGATTCCAACGCGATCCTGGTGTATCTGGCGCACAAATATGGAAACGGTCGTTGGCTGCCTGCTGACCCGCTGGGTGCTGCGCAGGTGCAACGCTGGTTGTCAGTCGCCGCTGGGCCAATCGCTTTCGGGCCCGCTACCGCGCGACTGGTCACGGTGTTTGGCGCCCAACTGAATGCAGAAGAGGCAATCGCCCGAGCGCACAACCTGCTCAAAGTAATGGACGTCGAACTGGCCAGGACCGTGTATCTGGCCGGCGCCGAACCGACCATTGCCGATGTTTCTGCCTATAGCTATATCGCCCATGCACCAGAAGGCAACGTCTCGCTGGATGACTACGCCCATGTGCGCGCCTGGCTGGCCCGCGTCGAAGCCTTGCCCGGTTTTGTCGGCATGCCGCGCACCGTCGCGGGTCTGCAAACCACTGCCTGA